CGACAAGCATGTCATTGATTAATATCTACTGTAATAATTCGGTAGTAACCTTTCTTCCGATATTATAAATatcaaagtataattttaaaatatctagctATGTTGTATGTAGTATTTTAACGAATTACCTGCAACCGTGATTGAATTAAACACTATTTTGAGAGAAGGAATACTACTGATACTAGAAGGACTACCTGAGGGGTTTACCTGAATAAACACGTGGCCTTACTCCCGCTGCAGACGGCCCTTAGCGCCGAGTGTCTGGTGGCTTTGGTAGGCGGCGTGCAGAATCCAGGCCGCAGCACGGCGGCGCCGAGTGGTCGGGCAGCACAACGCGGACCCCCGAGGCTGTCAGCACCACCGCGGGCAGCAGCCCCTGGCGGCGTGTGGGATCCAGGCTGCAGCAGGCCGGGCTGCGCTGAGCCGTCCCCGCCCCGGGCCGTCGGGCAGCACGGGCGGACCCCCGAGGCCGTCAGCTCCGCCCCGGGCAGCAGCCCGTGGACAAGCACTGTCCCTCGCGTCTCCGGATTGCTGACTTTAGTCTGTGTTCGGTTTCTGTGTGGTCTTAGTATCAGCTTCATTCTAAGCTATTGTCTATTTTAAAAGGctggaaatagagaaaaaataaatctttgccAAATCTCTGGTTATGGTATTAACATACGGTTTAAAGCCAAACGGCACACAAGCTTCTTGGTGAAGCCAGGTGTATCCCCACTGCCTGGGTGTTAAAGGATGCCCTTTCATACACTGTATCAATAAATGCTGTTGTATTTGCTTCACTTTTCCACACTAAATTCCAGTTGTGTTCAATAAATGTaacattctaatttttaaaaacttggtttATATTTAAACGATGACCTTGGAGGTAGCTCGCAGGCCTTCCATCTGGAGGCGAGGCGTCAGCTTCTGTACATGATTGGTCCTGAAGAGGCGAAGCCTGCGTTGCGCTGACCCGCCCTGGCCAGGGGCGTGTCCCACCGCGATGGGCGTGGTTGAGGCTGCGTTCGGGGCCTCCTGGAGGCCAGGGGTCCCCAGGCCAGCGCACTTGGAGAGCACCGGTGAGTCGGGCCGTGACGGTAGGCGGCTTCGTGCAGCCAGGCCTCGAGGACGTGCCCAGGGCTGGGGAGTTGTAAGCTCTTGAGGGTATCCTCCCTCTAGTCTCTGGAACACCAGTTttaattcaggactgattgcacCAACTTCCTTTTGGTTTCGTTTTTTAAAACCTTGGTTCTCTCGTTTTCTGGCGGGGTTATTTTTCTGTTCctatcacccccacccccccaggttGCGTATCCTTTCTCCCAGCTGCCCGCTGACTGATGCTGTCGCGGGCACAGCTGGGCTGCCAGGCTCCCTGAAGCTTCTCTCCCATCACTGATGTTAAGTGGATGTCTGATCCAATTAAGGTGTGGGACTGTGTGTGTGAGCGTTTTCACTTTTTGGGGCAAGAGGACAGCATGGTGACAGCTTCCATACCCCATCCTGTTAACGCAGATCACACTGTCATCCATTTTACTGACTGAATAGCAAGTTCACACAGCCTCATGTTCAAGCCTGTGCTCGGCTGTTTCCTGACTAGACTCTTGCCGGCCGCGCCTGCAGACTGTGGGGTCACgctgggggaggaggcagggagggcccCCTGGTGGGAAGCGGGCAGCACCTTCAGCGATGTGTCTGGGCCACTTCTGGTTTAGCACTTGACAATGCGTGTGCACGAAGATGACGACTTGGGAGAACGTGACAGGGTCCCTGAACCAGTACCACGTGGTTTCCAGCATAAAAGAAGCAGTGGGAAAGCATCCCAGTGTCCCCAGTTCTGTAAGCAGCAGCCAGGCTTTCTGAGGCCCGGCCTTtagccccacccccagctggtGAGCAGGCCCGCCCGGAGAGCTCGGGCAGCCCTGTGGCCGGCCCGTTCCCCGCTGAGCTGTCCCGGGGGAGGGCTGAGTGACAAAGTGTGTGCAAGTGAACGGTTTAGTATTGTTcatgcagaagaactgatgcgtTTGGATTGTGCTGGAGGAGACTCATGGAAGTCCCCTGGAtggtgaggagatccaaccagtccatcctaaaggaaatcaaccctgaatattcactggaaggactgatactgaagctccaatactttggccacctgatgtgacgagttGACTAGTTGGAAGagattgatgctgggaaagactgaaggcaaaaggagggtggcaggggatgagatggttagatagcatcaccgattccaCGGAAATGAatttggacaaactctgggagacagtaaaggacagtgaaggctggcgtgctgcaggttcatggggtcgcaaagcgtcggacatgactgagcgcctgaacaacATGCAGAAAAGAGCCAGAGTGTGGACATCTGCTCACTTGTGCCAGAAACTTGGGATGAATCTGCCAGAAATGAAGGAGCCTGGCTGTCCCCACAGATGGGGTGTAACCAGGAGAGGGGGTGGAAACATGGTTGTGGGGGAACCCTCTGAATAACCTACTCCTGCGCCCACAGTGCTGCTTCATTTACTGCAAAAGTGATTAATTCAAGTCGGTGATAACATGGGAACCTAACTATTGAGAATGTGAACTTTCGTAccggtccagtgcttaagaatgtgcctgccagtgcaggggacatgggttcgatccctggtctgggaagacgctacatgctgtggagcaatgaagcccgtgggccacaactactgagcccgcgctcGACACGTGTAGAGAAAGCTCGCGCACAGCAACtaacacagtgcagccaaaaataaacacatgagcCTGCGTCCAACGAACCACAGGAATTTTACATCATCGGGAGGGGAAAGGGCTCAAATGGAGTCAGGGTGTCAACTGGCAAAGAACACGGGAGAAGCTCCTGTGCGTCTCTCAGATTACACCCTCCGCAAGAGCAGTTCTGAGGGCTGTCAGCCCGAGACGGGGACCCCTGCCTGGCCATGCACACCCCAGCACAAGGCCCTCTGAGAGGCAGAAGGCTGCTTTCTTGTTCAGTGGGAAGTATGTCTTGAAGGAAACATGGAAAAAACTGTCCAATTACACAGGACAAATCTAGTTAAACATTTGAAATTTATTACAATAGCTAAACAAATATGTACAACCCCATCTTTCCAGAACTGCTTAAGGACCAGGGCTGACTTGATACTTAGACAACTGTTCAATATCTCAGATTTGTGAACTGCATCACAACCAACACAGAGTACAAGAATTACCTTTAAAGTAagtgtattaggttggtgcaaaaataACTGATTTCAGACCGTGAATTTTAAATcgtcatcagtcagttcagtccctcagtcgtgtctgactcagcgaccccatggactgcagcacgccaggcctccctgtccatcaccaactcctgtagcttgctcaaactcatgtccattgagtcggtgatgccatccaaccatctcatcctctgtcgtccccttctcctcacccttcaatctttcccagcatcagggtctttcaaatgagtcagctcttcgcatcaggtggccaaagtattggagtttcagcttcagcatcagtccttccaatgaacacccacgactgatctcctttaggatggactggttggatctccttgcagtccaagggactctcaagagtcttctccaacaccacagttcaaaagcatcaattcttcagtgctcagctttctttatagtccaactcacatccatacatgactactggaaaaaccatagctttgactagacagacttttgttggcaaagtaacatctctgcttttgaatatgcgacctaggctggtcatagtttttcttccaaggagcaataaATCATTATAATTAATCTCTATAGCATAAAAACCTGTGCTTtgggatttgatgaactcttggaaagtatcttctgcctcctgctggttgtggaaatgttttccctgcaaaaagttgttgagctGCTTGAAGAGGTGGTctgttggtgagaggtcaggtgaatatggtgggtGAGgtaaaacttcatagcccaactcgttcaacttttgaagcattggttgtgcaacATGCGGTCGGGCGTTGTGGAGAACTGCGCCCTTTCTGTTGACTGGTGCTGACTGGCGCTGCAGTTTTTGGTGTTCACTGATCCGCTGAGCCTACTTCTCAGAAGTAATGGTTTCCCTGGGATTCTGAAAGCTGTCGTGGATCAGaggggcagcagaccaccaaacagtgacctgagctttttttggtgcaagtgtgactggaaagtgctttggagctttttctcagtccagccactgagctggtcattgccagTTGAATAAAATCTGCTTTTCATCACACGTCACAATCCAACCGAGAAGTGGCTCATAAGTTTTGCATACAGTAAGAGAAGAAAGACAACTTAAAAacgaccatttttaaaattttcagccaCCTCACAAGGCACCCACTTAGTGAGCTTTTTACCTTTTCAATTTGCTTCAGATGCCGAATGACCGTAGAATAGTCGACACTGAATTCCGTGGCAACTGCTCGTGTGGTTTTAGAGGATCAGCCTGGATGACGGTCCTCAATTGCTCgctgtcaacttctgatggccggCCACTACACCCTCATCTCCACGGCTCTCGTCTCCTGTGCAAATCTTGAACCCCCACTGTACTGTATGTTCGTCAGccgttcctgggccaaatgcgcTGTAGATGTTGCGAGTTGTCGCCGCTGCTTTCTGACCCATTTTGAACCTGAATAAGAAAatcgcttgaatttgctttttgtctaacatcatttccctagtctcaaataaatataaaatacacagcaggtcagtcattagcaaaaaaacataaagcaagaaatgatatataacataaccacattaaggatgtattccagtatcaaacagtaaatttcaacaatgcaaaaaccgCAAATATGTTTGCACCCACCTAATATGTTTGGTTCTCAATTTGCAACTGAAATGTGCGCTGATGGGGCCTCCTCCACCACAGTGACTCCATGAGCAGTGCATGGGTCCAGCCGCCGGCCCCCCAGAAGACTGGGGCCCCGGCTCCAGTGTGGAATTCCACAGAGCAAGCTCCAGTGACTTACTGTTACCtctgtttttttggggggtggggggaaatctTGATTTCTGATACCAAAGATCCTACTGTTAAAACAAACCATCAAGGGATagaaattaaaatgctttaattttcGCTGCCTTTAAGTGTGAAATCTAgggtataattttaatattttaaaaaagtatgttatccccccaccctgcacctagtacttttaaacaaattttagaaaaagcaCAAAAGTCTTCAACTGCAGAGCATCTGTCGTGTGCTCTAAACCCCGAGCTGGCTTCTCGGCAGCGGTCCTGTTACTCCTCCCTGTGATTTTCTCTCTGTTAAGGCTTTGTCCAGTCCTCACCTGGTGGGTCAGGGGTACCAGTTCTACAGAAACGAAGGTTACAGAACTGGGGATACATACGCTCAGAGCCTCAAGCACTACACACATTCCACCATTCTGTCAGTGAAGGATAAAAGAGTTTTAAAGTCTTAATTCTGCATAATTTCGTTATGTGCaatgaaagcaaataaaaagacgATGCCTATTTTGGACTTAAAAACACTCTTTACAGTGCGTTCTTTTACTAAGCGGTTGCCCCAGAAGGGGTGACAGTGGATACCGGGGCAGCGGAGTGAAGCTGCCTGAGAGACCCGGACGCAGAGCCGCCGAGGCCGGCGGGCGGGTGGCAGCCGGAGCCGTGTGGGTGGAGGCCGGCTGacggcagaggaggaggagggctggcAGGAGAGGTTGCACCTGACGCCTCTTCTCTGGGGTGTGGATGTCTGGTCTCTAGTCTGGAAGGCAGGCTCAGACCTAAATAAAGACATCTACATTAGTCACGGCCTCTCGAGGCCTGCCCGTCACTCCGCTTCCAGCTGGCTTCTCACCTGAGCAGCGACACCCAGGGCTCCCCTCCCCGGAGCAGAAGCCGGGGTCCCCGCTAGGAACCCCAGGCAGCCTGCGCTGAGGCAGGAGGGCGTCCCGGCTTCTCCGAGGAGAGGCGGCCACCTGTGCTCCGCCAGCGAGAGGGCGCGATTCCGCAGACGCGGGGCCTCTGCTGCCGCAGCTGACCTCGTCTGGAAGGTGTACAGGCAGCTGGCGGCGGCCGCGGCGATGACACTCCCGGCCGCGTGCCGGTGTGTGCAGGGTCTTCCTGCTGGTCCAGGCTGCCCACGCTCACCTCGCCCTTCCGCTACCTGCCCGCACACACCCTGCGAGGCTGCAGGCTGGCCTGGGGCCTGCTGTTCTCCCTGGAGGCCTCCAGCGTCTCGTCCCTCTGGGTGGACCTATCGAACATCCGGAAGAAGCTGTTGTAGGGCCCGTCAGGACACTGCCGCGTGAAAGACGATGACCTGTAAGCCACGAGGAACCCCCGCCCCGCTGCCCAGATGAAGCGGCTCACCGCCTACCCCACCGCTGCACAGGTCACCTTCAGACATCAGACACGAAAGATCCTAACGGCCAGGGGACAACCGCGGTGAAAATGTCTGACTGAGCCTCATACACAGTTGTATCAGTAAAAACAAATACAACAGAATCAAAAAGGGAAAAGTAGTGAATTTACACTTTTAATTACATTAATGTGTTTTTGAAAAAGGTAAAAACCTTGACTTTCTCCTTAGAATGTTTCCCATCTTCAGTGAATTCAAGATCTCTTCAGCCGCACAGGGCGCGCTAAATCCACAGTGGGCTTTCAGGACGCAGCTCCCGTCCTGAGCCGCGGCCGGGGTCCCCTCCCAGTGTGGGGGCCACGTGCATGTCCATGAGCGCGGCCTGGCCCCTTCCTGCACCCCGGGTACACTCTGCTGCGCGTGACTCCCATAGCTGGATTCTCAGGGCTCCATGTTCTATTGTTTCCGGTGGTGTGCCTGGCCGTCTGTGCCTGGCCGTCTGCGCCGGTGAGCTCCGGTTTCATGGGTTTCAGCCCGGGGAAATCCTGGGCCCTGGAGCCCTGGGAAGGGCAAATCCTCCATGGGGGCCGGGCACCCTGCATGGCCTCAGCGGGTCTGCTGAGAAAGCAATTTGTGAGGGCTCTGAACCTGGGTCCCATTGCAGGCCGCAGCTGTGTTTTCCACCTTCTGAAGCCGGCGGGGGGGGACCCTGAGCTCCGTGTGCTGTTGGGACATCAAGTCTGCCACAAGGGTGGCCCGCCCGGGCCCGGGGCCCCCACAGGACTCTGACGGTGCCCAGGCGGCTGTGCTGAGGCCTGAGGGCGAAGTCCTGTCTCTGCCCCGGGCGCCACACCCTCTGCGGGCACGGACACCACGAGGGGCACGTCAACCTGTGAAGAGTGGGCATGCAGACCTGACGCGTCCGTTCCCCACGTGCCTGGCCAGGCCTGCTGGGCATGCTCCGCacatcaacacacacacaggcatgctcGTGGTCACAAATCTCAGGGTACGTGATCCACCCCAGCCCAAGGTCTCTCACACACACGTCTCCCTTGGGGCCAGTCTAACGCAGATGGGTGCCTTCTACGGATCCCAAGGGTGTCCGTCTCAAGAGCCAACCTCTGCGGGTCCAGGGTCATGGCTCCCCCCAACCCGGGCTCCCGGCTCCTGGGTCCAGCTGAGGCCCCGAGGCCAGCGCCGCGCCCTCTTTACTCTCAACCAGATGCACAAAGGACGGCGGCGTTAAGGTCAGCAGTTCCCAGGGCCTGTGCCGCAGGGCGCCTCGGGATGTCTAACAGCCCCTCACCACTGCCGGGAGGTCCTTGGCTCAGACACGTGCAAGCCCCACACGGCACACAATCCCATCACAGACCCACGGCAGCATCTCCTCCCATCTCACGAGATGAGATGTTTCAAATGTTATTAAACACAGACCTCTAGGCAGAACCAGCGTGGTCGTCACTTCTAAGGCACGTGCCCACAGACGACCAGAAGCATCGAAACGGCTGTAGCCCCGTCAGAGCGGGGCGTCACACCAGCAACCGCACTGGCGTCCCCACACGGCAGCATTCTGGGGTCTTGTCCTCTGCTCATTCCCAAAGCAAAGGCCATCCCACCCACACTAgcttcctcacctccttccttTCACTCCTcttgaaaataacagaaaataaaaaattatcatcCACTAAGCATTTCGGAAACAGCCAATGTGAATCTAGCACAATGCTTGCCGTTCAGACTGGGATGGAATTGCAAGCAACGAGACACATGCCCAGACACCCCGTGTCCACCCTGGGCAGCCGGGCTCGTGCCCACCCTGCCCCTGGAAGGCCAGGTCCCCACGCAGGCCTCACCTGTCGGAGCCATTCCAGCAGCACTTGGAGTTGTCAAAGATGCAGTCATTGTAGAGGGAACACAGCTTGCTTCGAAGGTACTCGTGGACCTCATGGAAGCACAGGAAGGTCGGGGCGGTGGCGCCCACGGCCTCGCCTGGTGGGTCTCGACAGGCCGGCGCTGCGTGTTCAGGTCCCACACCTCCACCGACAGGTAGTCCCGGCCCATCCAGTACCGACCACGTGGCTGAAGTTCACGTCGGACACGGAGGAGCTGCTTTCTGAGAAGGACCTACTGCTGGGCTCTTCCCAAACCGGAAAACACAGTGTTTCCACTTCTATTTAAAAACCAGAGAACAACCCACTCTGCAGTGCAAGCGAGGCCCCCAGGCTCACCCGGCCCTGGCCCGCAACCCGGAGCGCCGCCAGGGCGCAGACGCCCTGCATATCCTGCGGCTCCACGGGGGCCGGGGCCCCGCGCACCCCAGGTGGCAGGCTCCATGCCGGACACCACGAACGGCAGCACGAGAGGCGGACACGGGCGCAGGGCCCTCTGCCACCCGGAGCCGTAGGCACTGCAGGGCCAGCCCTCAGCTGGGGACGGCTGGACTCCAGCCGGAAAGGTCCCACCTGCCACGGCCCGTCAGGAGAGGGGTTTTCCTTCACTATTCAATGGGCAAGACTCACTCCAGCAAAACCCAGTTACTGTTTTCAGAAAGATTCTGAAGACTTCCTGGGCAGACCTTTCTTCCCCCAACACTTCTGCTCTGTCAGCAATAACTCGAGTGCCTGTCTTCCCTCACCCGCCTGTGTGCCAGACCCCAGAGCCTGCTCTGGCTCGGGGAACTGCGGGCAAGGAGGCCtgtccttcctttcattttcagctgctgcttttttttcagctgctgctttttaaaaaataaatgtattacaaGGAACCTATATGTTTATTGACTCTGCATCTGAAGTTGATCCTAAGCAACCTAGTGGCAATACTGAGCGTTTACTCACATAAATAACTTGGCTGACAAATAAAACCGTTCTTGGAATCTAAACCTGCTTACTCAAGAGTGTTGTCTTGAAAACAAAGGCCAAATGCTCAGGCCCTGGCACTTTACAGCAGGAGACGCTCTGGACGGACTGACCAATACACTGACATCACTGCAGGACAAAGCGTCCAAGACAGGAAAGTCCACGGCGCGCTGGGCCGTGATGCTGTCAGCGCTCAGGGCCCAGGGGCGTGCTGGCAGAGTTCCCGGGACACACACGATGTGTCACATGACACATAGACTTCCTGGTTGTCTACAAAGCAGGGCCTGCTCCTTGTGACTAAAAATGACAAACCCAAAGCTCTCCTCCCCCAGAACTTCAAGGCTCAGTGGGCGAAAGCCTGGACTTTCCTGAGGGAACTGGCTTCCAGGCCAGCAGAACTCTGCAGGGACAGAGCCCATCCAGAGGGGGAGATGGCCTCCGGCCTCAGCAGAGGGCCCTGTGCACAGAGGGGCTGGCCGGGGTGACCGGCAGGCCCTACCGCGGGCACCCAGGAAGCAGGGCCTCCGCGCAGGCAGGCACACGGGCGGCAGGCGGCACCGCAAGGTCTCTGGAGGTGGTGAGAACCCGGACAAGGCGGGCTCCGGACGGGAGGTACGTGAGCTCGCCAGAACTTACCCTCGGCGTGCCGGCAGCACGGGGTGGACGGGCCCCTTGCTGGTGCTGTAGAGGAGCACGCTGCCCTGGAGGGGACGGGCTCCATTGTGGACGAGCTCACTGccctggagggggcggggctccGCTGTGGATGGGCACGCTGCCCTGGAGGGAGTCAGGCTCCGCTGTGGACAAGCACGCTGCCCTAGAGGGTTCGGGCTTCGCTGTGGACAAGCACGCTGCCCTAGAGGGGGTCGGGCTTCGCTGTGGACAAGCATGCTGCCCTGGAGGGGGTCAGGCTCCGCTGTGGACAAGCATGCTGCCTTGGAGGGGGCGGGCTCCACCGTGACCACCTCCATCAGCTCCTCCATGTTGGCTGGCTTCTGTCCACGATTTCTGGAAGCGCATGGTTAAGGCAGGGCTCGCAGGCAGGAGGTTTAAGAGCTTAGGTGTGAAGGAAGTGATTACAGGCACTGTAATCTGCCAGGTAAGAGGATCTATATTAATGCACTAATCAGATCCAGCAACGCGTGGGGAGAGGGGGCTGCCTTCGTCTGATTCAAAGCAACATAACACACAttaaaagataaggaagaaaaGCAGGCAAGTGCCCACTGCACTCGAGTCCCACATAACAGCCACAAAACGGCACAGACCCAGGAGTATTGCCAGACTCCAGTGGATCCCGACAGAGTCGAAGTATCTGATACCAAGAGCCTGTCCTAAGCGGTCAGAGCAAGGTCACATGGCAGGCTGCCAAACACAGACATCACTTGACTGAAAACACGAGGAAGAGTGGAACCTGGCTGTGGGCCCGGCCAGGAGAGCAGGAACTGATGACAACATGGAGGCTGATAAACCCGGGGACCCCCCGGCAGAGCCTGCAGCCGTCAGACAGCACGCGCAGGGCCCCAAAGTGCCGGAGTGCGACGCTGCCCAGCACTCGGTGGTGGGTACCGCCAGGCTGCCGAGCAGGGTGGGGACCAGGCTAGCCCAGAGTCGGGGAAGCATGCGGGGCTCATAGGGCCGTAAAGCCAATGGGTTCCGGAGGACTGGTCAGCGCAGGCCTTCGAGGACACCCCCCGACTGGGGGAGGAATCACCCCCAAAATGAGAGAATGGTGACCCAGCGTGGGAGAGAGCTGGCAAAGGGGCATGGCTGGCCATTGGGTGAAAGTCAAGTGGGAGGCGAGGAGCCACAGGGCGCCAGCTCGCCCCTGTGAGTGGATCCAAGGCACAAGAGTGCCAACATACCCCAGGAAGCACGTGCCAGTTCCCAGGCTTTATGACCTCGGTCACAAGAAGGGCATCTGAATCCTGATGGGGGGACAGAATCTTTACAAAAACCATGATAGATGCTACTGCATAAACAAACCCTTCGTGACTTACAGTCCTCACAAACTACTGAGAGAGGATGTGAGCTTCCAACAGGAGAAAAAACGATAAAGGACACTAAAGGTGTCACAGGAATGGACATCAACTAACAGACGACATCCTAACTCACCAATAATCAGAGAAACGAAGGCCAGTCTGGTTTCACAGAACTGAGAAGTGACTTTTTTGAGAGCTCCGACGTTCTGCTGAAAACACTCACCGACGGCGGGGAGCACCCGGTCACGCAGGCGGCCAGGGAGTCGGGGTGCACAGCCCGCGTCCAGTTCCAGGCCTGGGCACTGAGTCTGACCAAGCACACGAAGGCGTGTCCACAGGGGTCACTGCAAGTGACCTGCGGCTCCAGGAGCAGGCGTGGCGTCCAGGCCACGCGCACCGTGGAGCCGCGGCTGTGACAGGCACTCCTGGCACAGACAGGTGTCAGGAGGGTGGGAGAGACCTAGGCTGAGTGCTCGCTGCTCTGAGCCAGGCGCGGAGCTGGGAGCCTGCAGCGCTTCTCCTAGTCTCCAGCGTCATCCTAGGAGGCTCATGCCAGCGCCTCAGCTtacagaggaagaggaaggctgGAAGAGACCCCCCGACTGATGCCAAGGTCACTGAGTAAGCCCAGGCCCCGGAGCCCTCCCACCGCAGGGACACTTCAGCAGGCGCCGGCCGGACACAGAAGCCAGCGCTGCGTACACTGCTTCAAACAGCGAGCCCCTACACCAAGCAAAAGGACAGAAACGTCAGCACGACGCATCAGATGCTGCAACCATGGCCTGGCCAAGCAGACGCCATTCCAAAATGCAGCGTATCACAGGGCTCCTTCACTAGTTTCTAGAGAAACCAATAACCTAATTTTTTACTATTCCGTACACAACTTGTCTTCTAGAACGTCATTCTTACATGAGAAGTCACTTCTGGATTGGGTAATTAAATGTCATTCTAATCAAAGCCAGTATTTTCCACTCTTATTATCTATTAGCaagtttagaaaaagaaacacagaagaacaGGCAGCATTATTTACCTTTGACGTACACACTGTTTAAAACTGCCTCTGCGTCGACCCTGGAGGCAGGAGCTGAGGCGATTCCCTTTACAGAGACAGTGAGCTTCCCCGAGGGAGAGGGAAGTTCCCACTTTAGAGGGAAACCCTGGAAGTCACAGTGAACGTCCACTGCAGGTCTCTGCAGCAAACCACATCCAGAAGAACAGACTCCGAGACACAGCAGTAGAACGGAGGTGAGGAGGACCCGTGCGAGAACAAGCCTACAAAACACTGCTTGGATCCAAACATCCTGGTTCAAATTAGGGTCCAGATTTTACCCAACTGCATAGCTTTCTCTGCCTCACCTCCTGGAAGCAGGGTGCTGCCACTGACCTACACGgtcccccaccctgctccctggGAGCACCTACCCATGACCCCCCGTCCTCCTCACGGCGGGGCCGCGCCTCTGTCCTGTGTGGCCGCCCAGCACTGCGTGCACACGGCCGGCAGAGCGGGAGGGAGGCGGGCCCGGGCCAGGCTGCTGCAGGCGTGGGGGGCTGTCTGCCACACCCCGCCCTCTTCTGGCTCCTTGGCCACTAATCCACAGTGTGCTCACGCACTGGGCCCTCACCGGGCAGACCACTCCCAACAAAGCTTGAACTGACCGACCGACCGCGCGGCCCACAGCGCTCAGGGGACCCAGGCAGGCGGCTGAGGGGCACTCTAGGCGGTGTCGGGGCTGGTCTCCGGGGTGGGCGGGCCGCCTGGCCCGAGGCAGCACCCCAGCGTCTCACCAGGGCAGGACTCAAGCTTGTTGAACCTCCTTCACACACTTCATTTTATTACAGACACCATCCATGGGGTCCTCACTAGGCCAACAGCAAAATACcagattttaagttttattcaaTTTCACAGATGTCAAAATGTGATGAAAAATTGAGATATCAGAATGGATATGGCCATTCACAGCGTACCTATGCACACCAAAAAGggactgaagaatttatttatgaaaaaagaaCTAGCAATGATGCTAATGGACTGATGAGCCAAGAATTCCGGGACGTCAGGCTCTACCCTAGCTGGCTCAGAGGAAACCTGGCGGAGGCCTCCCTGCCTGTCTGCAGGTCAGCTTCCCACAGGGAACTGCGCTCAGCGCCACCTGCTCCATCCCCACCGACCGAGCTAC
The genomic region above belongs to Cervus canadensis isolate Bull #8, Minnesota chromosome 8, ASM1932006v1, whole genome shotgun sequence and contains:
- the LOC122445811 gene encoding uncharacterized protein LOC122445811; translation: MGRDYLSVEVWDLNTQRRPVETHQARPWAPPPRPSCASMRSTSTFEASCVPSTMTASLTTPSAAGMAPTGPPRGTRRWRPPGRTAGPRPACSLAGCVRAGSGRARSEPAFQTRDQTSTPQRRGVRCNLSCQPSSSSAVSRPPPTRLRLPPARRPRRLCVRVSQAASLRCPGSKWVRKQRRQLATSTAHLAQERLTNIQYSGGSRFAQETRAVEMRV